In Rahnella variigena, one DNA window encodes the following:
- the pdeH gene encoding cyclic-guanylate-specific phosphodiesterase, with protein MITKMMLGLITPSFTAIERVKAQSYWRQCQRVYRFQPIYRTTGKLLGIELLTGVFHPADPHKFISPEEYFVAIAVGKRLQIVQEQLDLLQRWQSLFIDHELLASINVDGQVLEMLQSDTALRAQISAMPYVRFELVESAEHALSIPLSQIEQSDRLWLDDFGQGIANFSSFTTWHYEYIKIARDLFILLGQSEEGSRLFYTLVTLMNRYSKGVIIEGVETASEWAMVCNSDALAAQGYYLARPATFDNLDNLPIHFKG; from the coding sequence ATGATAACTAAGATGATGTTAGGGCTGATTACGCCTTCTTTTACCGCGATTGAACGCGTAAAAGCACAGTCTTACTGGCGTCAGTGTCAGAGAGTGTACCGTTTTCAGCCTATTTATCGCACGACAGGAAAGCTGTTGGGGATTGAATTACTGACCGGGGTTTTCCACCCGGCGGATCCGCACAAATTCATTTCACCTGAAGAATATTTTGTTGCGATAGCCGTGGGCAAACGTCTGCAAATCGTGCAGGAGCAGCTCGACCTGTTACAGCGCTGGCAAAGTCTGTTCATCGACCATGAATTACTGGCTTCTATCAACGTCGATGGTCAGGTGCTGGAAATGCTGCAATCTGACACCGCGCTGCGCGCGCAAATCAGCGCGATGCCTTACGTACGTTTTGAACTGGTCGAAAGCGCTGAACATGCACTGAGTATTCCGTTGTCGCAAATCGAGCAATCTGACCGTTTATGGCTCGACGATTTTGGTCAGGGGATCGCAAACTTTTCTTCTTTCACCACCTGGCATTACGAATACATCAAAATCGCCCGCGATTTGTTTATTCTTTTGGGACAGAGCGAAGAAGGCTCGCGCCTGTTTTATACGCTGGTGACGCTGATGAACCGCTACAGCAAAGGCGTGATCATTGAAGGGGTCGAAACAGCCTCGGAATGGGCGATGGTGTGTAATTCGGATGCGCTCGCCGCTCAGGGCTATTATCTGGCGCGTCCTGCGACGTTCGACAATCTTGATAACCTGCCAATACATTTCAAAGGATAA
- a CDS encoding 2-hydroxymuconate tautomerase family protein, giving the protein MPYVNIKITREGATAEQKKALIAGVTQLLVDTLGKNPASTFVIIDEVDTDNWGLGGRPVTELRNESQ; this is encoded by the coding sequence ATGCCTTACGTCAATATCAAAATCACCCGTGAGGGCGCGACGGCAGAACAGAAGAAAGCCCTGATTGCCGGTGTGACGCAGTTGCTGGTGGATACGCTGGGTAAAAACCCGGCCAGCACTTTCGTCATTATTGATGAGGTCGACACAGATAACTGGGGTCTGGGTGGCCGTCCGGTGACTGAATTGCGCAACGAAAGTCAGTAA
- a CDS encoding sugar kinase — protein MTRKNIAVIGECMIELSQKGDALHRGFGGDTLNTSVYISRQVSPDALNVHYVTALGTDSFSNEMLQAWQQEGVNTDLTQRLENKLPGLYVIETDDTGERTFYYWRNDAAARYWLDSPQSEEICQKLAEFDYLYLSGISLAILNDESRDRLMTLLKACRSRGGKVIFDNNYRPRLWASKEQTQAAYNAMLSCTDIAFLTLDDEDMLWGQKPYEEVIARTHALGVSEVVVKRGAESCIVSSAEGEQHDVPAVKLPKEKVIDTTAAGDSFSAGYLAVRLTGGSAVEAAVRGHETASTVIQHRGAIIPMEFMPGRV, from the coding sequence ATGACCCGCAAAAACATTGCCGTAATCGGCGAATGCATGATCGAATTATCTCAGAAAGGCGATGCCCTCCACCGCGGTTTTGGTGGCGACACGCTGAATACGTCTGTTTATATTTCCCGTCAGGTTTCCCCTGATGCGCTGAACGTGCATTACGTGACCGCGCTCGGCACCGACAGTTTCAGCAATGAGATGTTGCAGGCGTGGCAGCAGGAAGGCGTGAACACAGATCTGACTCAGCGTCTGGAAAACAAACTGCCTGGCTTGTATGTGATTGAAACCGACGACACCGGCGAGCGCACGTTCTATTACTGGCGCAATGATGCCGCCGCGCGCTACTGGCTCGACAGCCCGCAATCCGAAGAGATTTGTCAGAAGCTGGCAGAATTCGATTATCTGTACCTGAGCGGCATCAGTCTGGCGATCCTTAACGATGAAAGCCGTGACCGTCTGATGACCCTGCTGAAAGCCTGCCGTTCACGCGGTGGCAAAGTCATTTTCGACAACAACTATCGTCCGCGCCTGTGGGCCAGCAAAGAACAGACGCAGGCCGCGTATAACGCAATGCTTTCCTGCACGGATATCGCTTTCCTGACGCTCGACGATGAAGACATGTTGTGGGGTCAGAAGCCGTATGAGGAAGTGATCGCACGCACCCACGCGCTGGGTGTCAGCGAAGTGGTGGTAAAACGCGGAGCCGAAAGCTGCATCGTGTCCAGCGCCGAAGGCGAGCAGCACGATGTGCCTGCAGTGAAATTGCCGAAAGAGAAAGTGATCGATACGACCGCCGCAGGGGATTCCTTCAGCGCCGGGTATTTAGCAGTGAGGCTCACCGGTGGAAGCGCGGTGGAAGCGGCAGTGCGCGGGCATGAGACAGCGAGCACCGTGATTCAGCATCGCGGGGCGATCATCCCGATGGAGTTTATGCCGGGGCGGGTATAA
- a CDS encoding M16 family metallopeptidase produces the protein MQGTKIRLLIGGLLLAAAASHVQAEALQPDPAWQQGKLDNGFTWQLLTTPQRPSDRIELRLVVRTGSLAESAQQSGYAHFLPRLALMHSEGFSTSQLQSLWQQGINPQRPLPPAVSSYDFTVYNLSLPNNRPDLMKDALNWLANTAGKISVTPELVSAARQESQDPVGSLPQNTQDAWWRARMAGSTLVGHSPDQLPTKPINIEALTRFYHQWYTPDAMTLFVVGNVDSRGLSEQINRTFSVLKGSRQTPQTLPTLSEVTTKSMSVMDENLTQDRLSLMWDNAWQPIQDSQALSAYWRSDLAREALFWHLQEALKTAFENKKDATTPGPSLGFDCNVQYQRAQCAIRIDASQAKLAELFKRLSEELLVVRDKGISQSEFDALIAQKNDQLSKLFATYARTDTDVLMSQRLRSQQNGVVDIAPEQYQQLRQQFLTTLTLPVLNQELKQQLSREPAMLIAQPKGESELNAAELRAVYDKVMAPVESAPAAGDVPAASAATQ, from the coding sequence ATGCAGGGCACCAAAATCCGTTTACTCATTGGTGGATTGTTGCTGGCAGCAGCCGCAAGTCATGTGCAAGCTGAAGCATTACAACCTGATCCTGCCTGGCAGCAGGGGAAGCTGGACAATGGATTTACCTGGCAGTTGCTGACGACGCCGCAACGCCCGAGTGATCGTATCGAATTACGCCTGGTGGTTCGCACCGGCTCGCTGGCAGAATCTGCCCAGCAATCGGGCTATGCCCATTTCCTTCCGCGTCTGGCACTGATGCACAGCGAAGGATTCAGCACGTCTCAGTTACAGTCTTTATGGCAGCAAGGTATCAATCCGCAGCGCCCGCTGCCGCCGGCTGTCAGTTCTTATGACTTCACTGTGTATAATCTGAGTCTGCCAAATAACCGTCCTGATCTGATGAAGGATGCGCTGAACTGGCTGGCGAATACCGCCGGTAAAATCTCTGTGACGCCTGAGCTGGTGAGTGCCGCGCGTCAGGAATCTCAGGATCCGGTGGGCTCTTTACCACAAAATACGCAGGACGCCTGGTGGCGCGCGCGTATGGCCGGTTCGACCCTGGTCGGGCACAGTCCTGATCAGTTGCCGACAAAACCCATCAATATCGAAGCCTTAACCCGATTTTATCATCAGTGGTATACCCCTGATGCGATGACGTTGTTTGTGGTTGGGAATGTGGATAGTCGTGGTCTTAGCGAACAAATCAACCGGACTTTCTCTGTTCTGAAAGGCAGCCGTCAGACACCACAAACCTTGCCGACACTCTCTGAAGTCACGACCAAATCGATGAGCGTGATGGATGAAAATCTGACTCAGGATCGTCTCTCATTAATGTGGGATAACGCCTGGCAGCCGATTCAGGATTCACAGGCGCTTTCCGCGTACTGGCGCAGTGATTTAGCCCGTGAGGCGCTGTTCTGGCATTTGCAGGAAGCCCTGAAAACTGCTTTCGAAAATAAGAAAGATGCCACCACACCGGGCCCGTCCCTGGGCTTTGACTGCAACGTGCAGTATCAGCGCGCCCAATGTGCCATCCGTATCGACGCCTCACAGGCGAAGCTTGCCGAGCTGTTTAAGCGTTTGTCCGAAGAGTTGCTGGTGGTGCGTGATAAAGGTATTTCGCAGTCTGAATTTGATGCGCTGATTGCGCAAAAGAACGATCAGCTGAGCAAGCTTTTCGCCACCTACGCCCGTACCGACACCGATGTGCTGATGAGCCAGCGTTTGCGTTCGCAGCAGAACGGCGTCGTGGATATCGCACCGGAACAGTACCAGCAATTGCGTCAGCAGTTCCTTACCACGCTGACGTTGCCGGTGCTGAATCAGGAGCTGAAACAGCAGCTTTCCCGCGAACCCGCCATGCTGATTGCACAACCGAAAGGCGAGTCTGAACTGAATGCAGCTGAACTGCGGGCGGTGTATGACAAAGTGATGGCACCGGTGGAGAGCGCTCCGGCAGCGGGTGATGTGCCGGCGGCATCGGCGGCGACGCAATAA
- a CDS encoding dicarboxylate/amino acid:cation symporter, translating to MKKSLFKSLYFQVLLAITVGVLLGHFYPDIGAQMKPLGDGFVKLIKMIIAPVIFCTVVTGIAGMESMKAVGRTGAIALLYFEIVSTLALIIGLVIVNIVQPGAGMNVDPAALDAKAVAVYAEQAQSQGIIPFLLDVIPSSVIGAFASGNILQVLLFAVLFGFALHRMGHKGQLIFNVIESFSGVIFGIINMIMRLAPLGAFGAMAFTIGKYGVGSLVQLGQLILCFYLTCILFVVVVLGLIARFTGFSIFKFVNYIKEELLIVLGTSSSESALPRMLDKMERLGCKKSVVGLVIPTGYSFNLDGTSIYLTMAAVFIAQATNTHMDIWHQITLIVVLLLSSKGAAGVTGSGFIVLAATLSAVGHLPVAGLALILGIDRFMSEARALTNLVGNGVATIVVAKWCDQLDEGQLKATLNGQKGLTEAEKSASGF from the coding sequence ATGAAAAAATCACTCTTCAAGAGTCTGTATTTTCAGGTTCTTTTAGCAATTACTGTGGGCGTGCTGCTGGGGCATTTCTATCCGGACATCGGCGCGCAAATGAAACCGTTAGGTGATGGTTTTGTTAAGTTAATCAAAATGATCATTGCGCCTGTTATCTTCTGTACCGTCGTTACCGGCATCGCAGGCATGGAAAGCATGAAAGCGGTGGGGCGCACAGGCGCCATCGCGCTGCTCTATTTTGAAATTGTGAGTACTCTGGCACTGATCATCGGGCTGGTGATCGTCAACATCGTACAACCGGGTGCCGGGATGAACGTCGATCCGGCAGCGCTGGACGCCAAAGCCGTCGCGGTTTACGCCGAGCAGGCACAAAGTCAGGGCATCATTCCTTTCCTGCTCGATGTGATCCCTTCAAGCGTGATTGGTGCGTTCGCCAGCGGTAATATTCTGCAGGTGCTGCTGTTTGCAGTGCTGTTTGGATTTGCGCTGCATCGCATGGGTCACAAAGGTCAGCTGATTTTCAATGTGATTGAAAGCTTCTCAGGGGTCATTTTCGGCATCATTAACATGATCATGCGCCTGGCACCTTTAGGTGCTTTCGGGGCGATGGCGTTCACTATCGGTAAATACGGTGTCGGTTCTCTGGTCCAGCTCGGTCAGCTGATCCTGTGCTTCTACCTGACCTGTATTCTGTTCGTGGTGGTGGTGCTCGGGCTTATCGCACGCTTCACCGGTTTCAGCATCTTCAAATTTGTGAATTACATTAAAGAAGAATTGCTGATCGTTCTCGGCACCTCGTCTTCTGAATCCGCACTTCCGCGTATGCTGGATAAAATGGAGCGTCTGGGCTGCAAAAAGTCCGTGGTCGGCCTGGTTATCCCGACGGGTTATTCCTTCAATCTGGACGGCACCTCGATTTATCTGACCATGGCGGCGGTCTTTATCGCTCAGGCCACCAATACCCATATGGATATCTGGCATCAGATCACCCTGATTGTGGTACTGCTGTTGTCTTCAAAAGGCGCGGCGGGCGTGACCGGCAGTGGCTTCATCGTACTGGCGGCAACATTGTCGGCGGTAGGGCACTTACCGGTGGCAGGGCTGGCGCTGATTCTGGGCATTGACCGCTTTATGTCTGAAGCGCGTGCGCTCACCAATCTGGTGGGTAACGGCGTAGCGACTATCGTGGTGGCAAAATGGTGTGATCAGCTCGATGAAGGGCAATTGAAAGCGACATTGAATGGCCAGAAAGGTCTGACAGAGGCTGAGAAGTCTGCTTCAGGTTTTTGA